From one Rhodamnia argentea isolate NSW1041297 chromosome 1, ASM2092103v1, whole genome shotgun sequence genomic stretch:
- the LOC115750326 gene encoding protein LIFEGUARD 4-like, with the protein MLERPQLRWAFIRKVYAIILAQLLLTIGVATAVLLAKPLSSFMAETKLGSAIYIVLLVLPLIIICPLREYHKRHPVNFVLLGLFTIAMAFGLGFSCAFYQKKIILESAILTSVVVVALTLYTFWAVKRSRDFSFLGPFLLASLLVILVFAVIQLLFPLGKLSWMIFGCLGSIIFAAFIMYDANNLIKRFSYDEYI; encoded by the exons ATGCTCGAGCGCCCGCAGCTGCGCTGGGCTTTCATACGCAAAGTGTATGCGATCATCCTGGCCCAGCTCCTCCTCACCATCGGCGTTGCCACCGCCGTCTTACTCGCGAAGCCCTTGTCGAGCTTCATGGCCGAGACCAAGCTGGGGTCCGCCATCTACAtcgtcctcctcgtcctcccTTTGATAA TTATATGTCCACTGCGCGAGTACCACAAGAGGCATCCGGTGAACTTCGTCCTCCTGGGTCTGTTCACGATCGCGATGGCGTTCGGCCTGGGTTTCTCGTGCGCTTTTTAC CAGAAAAAGATCATTCTGGAATCAGCGATTTTGACGAGCGTCGTCGTTGTCGCGCTTACTTTGTACACGTTCTGGGCTGTAAAAAGAAGCCGCGACTTCAGTTTTCTCGGACCCTTCTTGCTCGCTTCCCTCCTGGTGATACTCGTTTTCGCTGTGATTCAGTTAC TCTTTCCTCTGGGGAAGTTATCATGGATGATATTCGGCTGCTTGGGGTCGATCATATTTGCCGCTTTCATCATGTACGACGCCAATAACCTGATCAAGCGCTTCAGCTATGATGAGTACATATAG
- the LOC115750328 gene encoding EPIDERMAL PATTERNING FACTOR-like protein 4: MSAPRHRRHPSTAALTALALLLFASASAAISVTRQLVTTTTTTTTKNPRAAGGGTRKIAHNSWPLAEPTARRRLLAGPGSSPPTCRAKCGRCSPCKPVHVPIHPGLSLPLEYYPEAWRCKCGSKLFMP, encoded by the coding sequence ATGAGCGCGCCGCGCCACCGCCGACATCCTTCGACGGCCGCCTTGACGGCCCTCGCTCTCTTGCTGTTCGCCTCCGCGTCCGCCGCCATCTCCGTCACGCGACAGCTcgtgacgacgacgacgacgacgacgaccaaGAACCCGAGAGCCGCCGGCGGAGGCACCCGCAAGATCGCCCACAATTCTTGGCCGCTGGCGGAGCCGACGGCCCGGAGGCGGCTCCTGGCGGGCCCCGGGTCGTCGCCGCCGACGTGCAGGGCCAAGTGCGGGCGCTGCTCGCCGTGCAAGCCGGTGCACGTGCCGATCCACCCCGGCCTGAGCCTGCCGCTCGAGTACTACCCGGAGGCCTGGCGATGCAAGTGTGGGAGCAAGCTCTTCATGCCTTGA
- the LOC115750327 gene encoding DNA-directed RNA polymerase III subunit rpc9-like, protein MKIKNANDGAMTNFEVLSFLQSRGASKEVAATVAPSEYKVFQYLVDTAANKQTKESVSDLLGKVKKYDLAKAEVLNIINLSPTLPVGIYTIVEKCDARLGEDGAQELADIVAEVSPPPEQPRSEEGLPQANDV, encoded by the exons ATGAAGAT AAAGAATGCCAATGATGGTGCTATGACAAACTTTGAGGTTCTGAGCTTCTTACAGTCTAGAGGGGCTTCGAAGGAAGTTGCTGCAACAGTTGCCCCGTCAGAATACAAG GTCTTCCAATACTTGGTTGACACAGCTgccaacaaacaaacaaaagagaGTGTTTCTGACCTTTTGGGAAAGGTGAAAAAGTATGACCTTGCAAAAGCGGAGGTGCTTAACATTATCAACCTTAGTCCGACTTTGCCTGTTGGTATTTATACG ATTGTTGAGAAATGCGATGCCCGATTGGGAGAAGATGGAGCCCAAGAACTCGCAGACATAGTGGCTGAGGTATCGCCACCTCCAGAGCAACCACGGTCCGAAGAGGGTCTTCCTCAGGCAAATGATGTTTGA